ttgatgcaagattaaaagccaccataaaaatgtgctaaggccattttttatttaacttttatctgCCCAAAAACgtaaaaataaagagataattaatttcgTTATcctatttgaaataatatactCACTGAtgtggtttaataattttatattggtgtttactatttttggggcccctgtgTCGTGGGCCTTAATTGTCCTAACTTTTAACCCTGGCTAGGATTGCAGATTCTGTaaggctggaagatttggctttttttggttgacaaacaacaaacatggtcaatcactttttgcgTTGTTGCCCCCACGGggattaaaaagttatttcttgattcttgactgaaaatgaagcatttgaaaCCTTTAAGGAcaaactgctggtgttatatctTCAACTTCAAGTCAACAACTTTATTATCATATCGTGCTGCGCATATAGCAGGACATACGgagaattgaaattgcgttccctcttatcccggtgcaacAGCAATAGACATGAAATTAAATagaagaaaatatgtaaaaaacaatgtttaaataataaaagaatataaaaaatatatataagctAAAAGATATTTTAAGAAAAGACAAGTGGCAATCtgaagataataaataatataaatatggcaaatatggCTGGGAGATTGCTGCATAGAATATAACTTTttgaatgatcttgtgaaagagaAGTGAGacttttaaacttaaatgttaacagacgTGCATTTAACTCACTCCATAATAAAGTCAAAATGGgggttttaaaatgacataggTGAATAGTTGTATCGCTTCATGCAAAGGTTTAATGTATTCcttacaatttattctttgttatctgaccGCAAATGTGAAGAAAGGAAGCACTGGGTTTTTAAGATTTGTTCACAACCTGATTGCTTAGAATTTGGTtcactgtcatttaaaaaaaaaagaaaaagaaaaaaaaaagataattggtgactggaaaacaaaagtcGTGAcagaacatttgtatgtaacttttattgttaattttttttaatttttaaaatgtttatttggtTAGTAATTGTGCATCTTCaaattgtcaaatctggccgctcttaaaaaaagtttgggcacCACGGCATTATGGGTTATCCACATTTATTAGTTTATACTTGATTATAGGTAGACATAAAGGAAGCTCGTAAAGTTAGGATTTTGGCTTGGGGAACCGAGGATGGCtattcaagtccagcatggaccaagTATGTGCAGTTTTCACCTCCCTTGTCCATTGAGTAAGCTACCAAACCCCTAACCTGCTACGTGACTGCTGATCATGCaacatctctccacatttgcatgtggtGAGACAAGCCAAAANNNNNNNNNNCTAACTTTTAACCCTggctaggattgtcagatactgtaaggctggaagatttggctttttttggttgacaaacacaaacatggtcaatcactttttgcagttgttgcccccccagggattaataaagtatttctgattctgattctgataatgaagcatttgaacctttaaggacataactgctggtgttatatgtCTTCAacttcaagtcaactttattatcaatgctgccatatgtacaggacatacgGAGAATTGAAACTGCGTTTCCCGcttattattgatattttatactggtgtttacctattttttttttgggcccctgtcagtcgtgggcccttggatttgtcctaacttttcccccctatacggcgcccccCTGCCTGTACAGGTACTCACGTGTAATGTTTATGACAAAGATAATGGTACGGTCTTAAACTGTCTCGTTCAATTCATGATTCATAATCCGTCTCTTGTTTCAGCTCAATCCCAGTGTGAATGCCTTCCAGCGAAAACACGTCAACGAGATCAAAAAATgtgaagagatggagaggatcCTCGGTAAGCATTATACTTATCTTCAATACAAAGCTCACCAGCACGTCTCCTTATCTGTTTATTGAGTTGTTGTTAAGATCCGGGCAGGGAATACTGTCTTTTTGTCTCAGacagcaggaaaacaaagcCGTGATAGTACTGAagaagcaggagcaggagcatATAAAGCCACAGAAGGCCTTCTCACTCAATTGAATTGAAAGCTAGTGACCCTACAGTCATGAGAAATGTCAGCTGGTTGTAGACGTGGTTGAATGAAATGCCATTCTTTGTTAACTAAACCCTTTTATTATTAGGTTAAGAGAAGAAAACGACACACTGTCAGACTTTGCTTCAGATTCAGTGTTGGTGAAagtctttatgtttttgaatcggtatgtttttttttttaacaggataCCTTCTGAGGGAAGtcaagaaagcagatatttcaCTACCAGAAAGAGACGTGAACCCAGGGGCTCCTTTACCCAAGCATGTCATGGCTATAATGGTTAGTTACTCGCTCATCggcttttaatttaatatgttgATGGAAGATGTCACAGCGACTAAATGAATGCAGACCACAAAATCATAATTCTTTCTGCTCTCGGCTGTGTAAAAATCAGTACAACCttgtttccaaaaaagtttgCATGCTgtgttaaatgtaaacataacaaATGTTGTTGACGTGAAAAGCAATGAAAAAGTCTATTGTTTTaacagtttgagtttgaacCCGGTCATGTTTACCACTCTGGGAACTGAGGAGACCAATTACTGAAAGTGCAATGTGTTCACTTCATGTaggatttcagctgctcaacatTTTCAGGGTctcctttgttgtattttatgtgtcataatgtactaaaaaaaattgaataggTGACAAAGTTGGGACTGCAGGCAGGCACTCTCTGACTGTAGAGACAAAACCTGCATGTATCGTTCAGGATTAATGACGCCTTCACAAATGTGCAGGTTACTCATCATGTCATGTCCATGAATGCACTCCCATACCATCACGAATGCTTGCTTTTGAACTGTGAGCTGATAACAAGCCGGATGGTCCCTCTCTTCTTTAGCCCCGAGGACGCAGCGTTCTTGACTTTcaaacagaatttcaaattTGACAAATTGACTCATCAGGCCTCAGGACAGTTTTCCAACTTCgcctcagtccatcttaaatgagcTCGGTCCCACAGAAGGCGGCAGCGTTTCTGAATCTGGTTTACATAcagtttcctctttgcatggtCGAGTTACAGCTGTCATTTGTGTTGGAAGGTTCCTCAGCCCATGTAGTGATGTCCACCTCAgaatcatgtctgtttttgatgcagTGCTGACTGCCTGAAGATCACACATCCAGTATTGTTTTTTGGCCTTGTGCACAAAGATTTTGTACTGTAGACAATATAACCCTCAGATTCTTtgcaattttacattttacaaacattatttttaaattgttgcacTATTTGCCAGAGTAGTCTTTCACAGAGTGGTGAACCCCTCCTCATCTTTACTTCAGAAAGCTATATTATgttatcactgtgtgtgttcacaggagCAGCTACAGAGGTTAGAAGTAGAGTTAGGTGAAGTCACCAGGAATAAAGAGAAGCTCCAGAGGAACCTACTGGAGCtgacagagtacacacacatgctgcgcATCACCCGCAACTTTGTACAGAGAACTGCTGAGGTTAGTGTCATTCTGTAcgcccacacacatgcacacgtacaTCCTGTTTATACAGCAAATAATCATTCTTTACAATATGGAAATTAGACTCTGCTCTTTGATTcgattttcttcttcttctttacttttAGCGAGAACCCCTACAAGTCCAATATGAGGAGTTTCCCTTCCTAGAAAAAGACACGATGATGGACTACAGCAGCATGCAGAGGCTAGGAGCCAAGCTGGGGTGAGGGATAAAATTCTGCTCGCCAAATCATCATTATGTTTATGTCAGTGTATGTACAGTTGCTGCTACATAGTTTTCTGTCAATATTCACACTTACAGATGCATTTTGTGCACAGTGTGAACAATAAATTCACAATTAAATGCAGCTCTGTCTCACATGTTACTCATGTTGCACCATCATCTTCAAACTTAATCTGTAATAAGCTCATCCAGTCATTTCATTCAGCCTTAATGAACTCAGCGGCGTGGGAGTCTTTTGAACTTGTGACTTCTTGTTGATGTAAATGAACTCACCATGCGGCTGCTCTGCAGCATCGACAATATCACGGCTCCAGCAGTCAGCTTGTTATGATGTTCAGTTGAGCATAACGTGACATGATGTAAGATGATGATGTTAAGGtcggaaaagaagaaaaaaaaaaacccggcACGGCATCACATGATTTTTACACATGACCATCTCCCTCATCCTTATCATCCAAACTCATTTACCCAGATGACTGCTGGTTTTGACTGTTAATTATTTGGATATTTTGAGGCTGTGAGCTTCagagtttgactgtgtgtgaagaTGTTAGTGTAAGCAGTGGTTCATGATATAATTTCACATGGAAATGTTTCTCTTGTGATGCAGTTGCACAAAAGAGGACATCTTTGAATTGAATGGAAATGTAAATTGTACTATTTTATTAAAGGTTATTGTAAATTTTGTCCTCATGTCAGCATTGTGATAAGTAAAAAGTTAGATTTACTTGTTTGTGAatgttctcctctttctcttgcaGTTTCATTTCTGGACTTATTCAGAGAACGAAGATCGAGGCTTTTGAGCGTATGCTCTGGAGAGTATGTAAAGGCTACACCATCCTCAGCTACGCCGAGGTCGAGGAGTATCTGGACAGTCCTGATACGGTAAATTTCTTAAAGCTGACATTGTCTGGGATTTGGACTCAATTTTAATTATGTGTGTCATGCCTTTACGAGACTGAAAAATCAATAGTGAAGTCAGAAGAAATATTTGCATGAATACATATTTTGCCTGTATCTCACACCCTAAGTTGGCTTTGTTTTCTGGGAGGAGAAACCTGAATGTCAAAGATAACAAACTTGACTGATGTAAATTTGATTTATGTGCTGAAAAACACTTAGAGCCTCTTCCAATAGATGCAAGTAACGGCAGATTGTATCTGAACTTCTGTGTTTTGTAGCTGAGATCAAAATTGATTTTCAGTGGAAACGAATTGAATTGAATCATTACTCCTGTTTGTGTATTGTTGCCACAGTGGAGTTTATTAAGAAACAGTTCAGCGGACAGTTTAttgtaaatcacaaaaaaagggGGAACATACAGATTctacatttaaattcagatatCTGTTTAAAGAGATTAGTGACAGCACTAATCCACTTATCTATTTCCTCAGGCATGCAGCGCAGTGACTGATCAGTAATGGAATGTCAGGACATATTTTCACTGATGGAAAATCAGTCAAATTTACAAGCAAGTTTTAACGGCAAAGCAGAGCAGTCGTGCTTCTTCAAAAACTTCATTAGTTTAGGTTCTTGGGATGCTGTTCCCACCCCAAGAACTTGAATCTCAAGTATGGATGGGAGTCAAAAACACGTTCCGGTTGGTAACTAGTTCCAAATGGTCTTTTTCTTTAGATTCGTACACCCTCGAGTGTGTCAGTCTCTTTCTTAGtcaaatattttctcattttattgatattagatCATGATAGTATGTTTCCACAGTTAGCTTTCAGGTTAACCAGTTCCCAAATTAAACAGTGGAAAGTTTGCAGACCTGTGTAGGTCTACTTATTTCCACACTAAAAATTGCTCAGGAaccaaaaagggaaacaataaaGTATCGGACCaataagcagaatcgataatggcATTGGTGTCAATAAAATTTCATTTCCCATCCCAAATCTCAAGtgcttttcagttttgttttggtaaTTAACGAATAGACTTTCTTaccttttcattcatttttataaaatgtaaaaaccttAAACTTACACTTTACCCGATCGGTCACATCAGTAGGTATTGTGATATTGAGAGCTGAGAGCTCCTcttgtgtatgtaaatgtggtGGACAAagtattagaaacacctctcagtataatgcagtccagtttaacactactgcaaacgacaacctcaataataaacataacagTTAAATTACTACCcttctgacagtgtcaacaaaaaactgaaacatttttggCTTTATAAAAGATGATTTTATGGCAGAGTTGCTGCATTGGATCGCATCAGATTGTACCTCATGAACTGGTCGGTCAGTATATCTGATTTATTATCAGGGGAACATCTCTTATCATTGAtagacttcctcttcctcttattttctgtctgcagggtGAGCCTACCAAAAGTGTGGTGTTCTTGATTTCTTACTGGGGAGACCAAATTGGCCAGAAAGTGAAGAAGATCTGTGACTGGTAATTATTCCACAATACTTTGTCCtgacatctttttcttttcttttcttttgttgttaacTCTTTGTTGTGCATAACATACTTTTTACCTCCATAGCTACCACTGCCACTTGTACCCCTATCCCAGTAGCAACGAGGAGAGGAATGATGTTGTTGAAGGACTAAAAACTCGCATTCAGGACCTGCACACAGTacgtcttttattttttaaagtatctGATTATGCAGAAGAAAAACTAGTTATTCTGTCTGTCATTCACTAAAGGTTTGCTTTCTCCTTTGTTAAAATATAAGCTAGATCGGTTAAATATGAGCTCTtctggtgttttcttttccttgtgGTTGGTTTTAAGTCGAAATGTTGAATTACTTTAcatcaagttaaaaaaaaattatctttgtTTATTGTCAAAGAACGATAAAACTATAGAACAAAATTAAGaggctgatttattttataaaatattaatcagatttttcttCATGTGAATCAGTCCTGGCAGTTACAGGCTTAGTTAAGTTTGAGTCTGGGGCATTGCACCGTGAATCATTTGGTAGCTTTAACCCACTGTGACTGAAAAACAGAATTGCACTCACTCCCTGTAGCACATGACCAACATGAGAcctcgttttcttttttttcttcactctttCAGGCATGCTTTCTTTCATCCCCTCTCCTTTCTTGACTTGTCTGCCTtgtctctctgcacacacacacactttggttaaaatgtaaatttctcTATGTCAATGTTTGACACAAATTTAACTAATTTGGAAACATTATCTTTTTTATGTACCGAGGGTCCTGTTTATGTCTTACTGTGTTCAGGTACTTTACAGGACGGAGGACTACCTGAGACAAGTCCTGATCAAGGCTTCAGAATCCGTCTACACCTGGGTCATCCAGGTCAAGAAGATGAAGGCTATCTACTATATTCTGAACCTGTGTAGTTTTGATGTTACTAACAAGTGTCTGATCGCTGAGGTGTGGTGTCCTGTCAATGATATTCCCACCCTGCGGAGAGCTCTGGAAGAAGGATCGGTGAGGAAGCTCTTAACAGAGTTGCTCTATTTGACTTTGCCCTCCCTGCAggctttctttgtctgttcatTTAACCCAGGCAGTTGCTACATGAACTGGGGTATTGTTataataaaagcaaatattGCATGAAGTCTTTATTTTGTCCTCTTAAGttaaagaaaaagactttttaCATGACTTGGCGAGGGTACTGAAAGCCCACTGTTTATTTAGTTTGCAGGGGGAGGAAGTGGAcagagtgtgtatttgtgataaagaaatacaaagatgCAGTAAAGTTTCTACAAAGGGTTATTTATCATTTAGCCACAACTGCTGAACCACAAACTGACATTGTATTcaagtctttttctttcaaatgtctCGATATTTCAGAGAAAAAGCGGAGCAACAGTTCCTTCCTTTGTCAATCGTATCCCCACCAACGACACTCCCCCCACCCTGATAAGGACCAACAAATTTACCTCTGGCTTCCAGAGCATTGTGGATGCCTATGGCGTGGGAAGTTACAGAGAGGTTAACCCCGGTGAGTGGGATCCTTTGTCTTtccatgattttctttttcctctctgtatGTGCGCTCAAGATAAAAATGTGCATGagccaaactttaaaaaaaaaaacttgatcaGTTTGGAGATGAGATCATATTTTCTCATGTGACTGTATCAGCAGTGAAAGACGTGACAGTAACACGCAGCAAAATGAAGATTGTGCAATAGTCCCTCCAGCAATACCACACACGTTTTTGAAATTTAATCCAAACAAAGGTGATGAGAACATGGTGCAATTACATTCAGACTCAGAGattgttttttccttctgtaAGTTTTATGTTAAAGTCTTTCTATagtcatttaactttttattatatgttattCTATGCCAACTTATGTTTGTGACAGTTATTTGTGTCTTGAAATTTGATCCTGTTATCCTTATttctcaatgttttttctttcttctcattttaGCTCCATTTACAATCATTACTTTCCCGTTCCTGTTCGCTGTGATGTTTGGAGACCTGGGTCATGGAGTTATCATGGCTCTTTTTGCTTTCTGGATGGTGCTCTATGAGAACAACcgcaaacttaaaaaaacaagaaacgaGGTAAAGAAGGACTCCAAagcaactgtttgttttttttaaaactcatttaaaaacttACTTACATAGCCTAGCGTTTCCCAGCGTGCGTGTGTCATACAGTGATTTGATGTGTATTTGCAGATCTGGAACACATTCTTTGAAGGGCGTTATATCATCCTGATGATGGGCCTGTTCTCCATCTACACTGGCCTGATATACAATGACTGTTTCTCAAAGTCCCTTAACATCTTTGGCTCTGGATGGAGTGTAAAGGCCATGTTCACCGCCGGGGTGTGGAAGTGAGTACTTCATGCCAAGAAGGACTTCTTCCATCTACGCATGCACATGTTTGAAGATGTGAGTGTGAAGAtgactgctgtttttctttgtgcctAACAGGATGGAAGGTATCCATGGGAATAATTTTCTAACTCTGGATCCAAATGTTACAGGAGTTTTCACAGGGCCGTACCCTCTGGGCATTGACCCGGTGAGTGGAGAATATTGAAAACTAGTCATCATGAATGACATGAGTTGTCATGCAATACTTCATAAACAGAGAATTCACTATTGGTTCTCATCATTGCTGCATTTTAAAGGTCCTTCATCATATTCTCAGTTACAGTAAAAAGCACTGAAATGTATTATGTCACCAGGATGTGCACTTAAAGTCAGTTTATAgctacacatgcaaacattcacaagcatatttgtgtgtttgtgcatactGTAACtccagaaaacaataaaaaatgctgATTAGCTTCCTCATTACCACGAAAGTTGGACGTCAATCCTGTCTCACTCAACTTGCTGTTCTTTCCCTGGAGGTAATCTTATACGTCCTCTTTGTTTGTTAAGATTTGGAACTTGGCGTCCAACCGGCTCACGTTCCTGAACTCCTATAAAATGAAGATGTCAGTGATACTGGGCATCGTACACATGAGCTTTGGGGTCGTCCTCAGCACTTATAATCACATGCAAgtatcattttttgttttgttttttttaaccttgtaTATTCATTAATGTTAGATGTTCTAGTTTTTAAtacttccccttttttttactAACAAAAACAGGCACTTTAGGAAGAAGTACAACGTGTACTTAGTATTCCTCCCTGAGCTCCTGTTCCTGCTGTGTCTCTTTGGCTACCTGGTGTTCATGATATTGTACAAGTGGCTGGTCTTCTCTGCTAAGGACTCCAGACAGGCCCCGAGCATCCTCATCCACTTCATAAACATGTTCCTCATGCAGGGTGATGCTGTGCAGCCCCTTTACCCAGGACAGGTGAGCAATAGTATCaataaaatcttatcaattccctTTCCTAAATGTAACTTTCCTGTTCCTAAATGTCACTGAGGGCattgataatataatacaacgttgtttttcttcctccagaATGGTCTGCAGGTATTTCTGGTGGTCATTGCTGTTCTCTCAGTGCCTGTCTTACTCTTGGGGAAACCCCTCTACCTTTACTGGCTTCACAATGGAAGGCATCGCCTTGGAATGTACAGGGTGAGGGTTTGAATTTTACATCTGCCTGCGAATGTGTGCATAGATATGGAAAAACCGTCCTCGGACATTTGTTTGCTGACTATAAATATCCTAGTCTGACTAGTGTCTCTGCGTGTCTCAGGGATATGAGCGTGTGCGGCGCAACAGTGAAGAGGAGCTCTACCTGCTGAGGGCGCATGACATGGAAGAGGGCAGCAGTCACAGCGATCTCTCCAGTAGTGGAGAGTGCCAGACAGAGGAGGTCAGCACAGCAAAACAACTACACGTTAATCTTGAACTTCCATTCTGATTTTTGTCAGCGATGCtgagttttgtgttgttgttgtcatagTTTGACTTTGCAGATGAGCTCCTGCATCAGGCCATCCACACTATAGAGTACTGCCTGGGTTGCGTGTCCAACACAGCGTCCTACCTGAGGCTCTGGGCCCTGAGCCTGGCACATGCACGTATGTATGATGGTTTGCTCTCCTCCCCTGGGCAAGCACACACTGAACGCAAATTAGCTTCTTTTATAggttcacattttatttacaatatttactttgtttttgagGGTGACCAACTGTTATTATAATGAGAGCGCAGGGCCGAGTTTGTTCCTTTTGTTCAGAGtctca
This genomic stretch from Larimichthys crocea isolate SSNF chromosome III, L_crocea_2.0, whole genome shotgun sequence harbors:
- the atp6v0a2b gene encoding V-type proton ATPase 116 kDa subunit a — its product is MERILGYLLREVKKADISLPERDVNPGAPLPKHVMAIMEQLQRLEVELGEVTRNKEKLQRNLLELTEYTHMLRITRNFVQRTAEREPLQVQYEEFPFLEKDTMMDYSSMQRLGAKLGFISGLIQRTKIEAFERMLWRVCKGYTILSYAEVEEYLDSPDTGEPTKSVVFLISYWGDQIGQKVKKICDCYHCHLYPYPSSNEERNDVVEGLKTRIQDLHTVLYRTEDYLRQVLIKASESVYTWVIQVKKMKAIYYILNLCSFDVTNKCLIAEVWCPVNDIPTLRRALEEGSRKSGATVPSFVNRIPTNDTPPTLIRTNKFTSGFQSIVDAYGVGSYREVNPAPFTIITFPFLFAVMFGDLGHGVIMALFAFWMVLYENNRKLKKTRNEIWNTFFEGRYIILMMGLFSIYTGLIYNDCFSKSLNIFGSGWSVKAMFTAGVWKMEGIHGNNFLTLDPNVTGVFTGPYPLGIDPIWNLASNRLTFLNSYKMKMSVILGIVHMSFGVVLSTYNHMHFRKKYNVYLVFLPELLFLLCLFGYLVFMILYKWLVFSAKDSRQAPSILIHFINMFLMQGDAVQPLYPGQNGLQVFLVVIAVLSVPVLLLGKPLYLYWLHNGRHRLGMYRGYERVRRNSEEELYLLRAHDMEEGSSHSDLSSSGECQTEEFDFADELLHQAIHTIEYCLGCVSNTASYLRLWALSLAHAQLSEVLWAMVMRVGLKMDTTLGVLFLVPVFGLFAVLTVSILLVMEGLSAFLHALRLHWVEFQNKFYSGMGVKFCPFAFSLLPSSAEHEGLL